A stretch of Gallus gallus isolate bGalGal1 chromosome 2, bGalGal1.mat.broiler.GRCg7b, whole genome shotgun sequence DNA encodes these proteins:
- the E2F3 gene encoding transcription factor E2F3 isoform X3: MPLQQAKRRLELGESGHQYLAEGLKTPKGKGRAATRSPDSPKTPKSPSEKTRYDTSLGLLTKKFIQLLSQSPDGVLDLNRAAEVLKVQKRRIYDITNVLEGIHLIKKKSKNNIQWMGCSLSEDGGMMAQRQGLTKEVTELTQEEKKLDELIQSCTLDLKLLTEDSENQRLAYVTYQDIRKISGLKDQTVIVVKAPPETRLEVPDPVEQSALIHLSSTQGPIEVYLCPEENDALSPMKTYSQDHNGNISKTISKEVASVNSGQGDCSVNMATISPLASPANLLQQTEDQIPSNFEGPFVNLLPPLLQEDYLLSLGDEEGISDLFDAYDLEKLPSLVDEFIYS, from the exons GCAAAACGAAGGCTGGAGCTGGGAGAAAGTGGCCACCAGTATCTTGCTGAAGGACTGAAGACTCCGAAGGGTAAAGGAAGAGCTGCAACAAGAAGTCCAGATAGTCCAAAAA ctcCAAAATCTCCTTCAGAAAAGACTCGGTATGATACATCACTTGGCCTCCTTACAAAGAAGTTCATTCAGTTGCTGAGCCAATCTCCTGACGGAGTTTTAGATTTGAACAGAGCGGCGGAGGTCCTCAAGGTGCAAAAAAGGAGGATTTACGATATCACCAATGTACTGGAAGGCATCCatctcattaagaaaaaatccaaaaacAACATTCAGTGGAT GGGCTGCAGTCTGTCAGAGGATGGTGGCATGATGGCACAGCGTCAAGGCCTCACGAAGGAGGTGACTGAACTGACTcaggaagagaagaaactggATGAGCTAATCCAAAGCTGCACACTGGACCTGAAGCTGCTAACAGAGGACTCAGAGAATCAGAG ATTAGCTTATGTGACATACCAAGATATTCGAAAAATTAGTGGCCTTAAAGACCAAACTGTTATAGTTGTGAAAGCTCCTCCAGAAACAAGACTTGAAGTGCCTGACCCAGTGGAG CAGAGTGCATTGATACATTTATCGAGTACTCAAGGACCTATTGAAGTTTATCTGTGCCCAGAGGAAAACGATGCTCTCAGTCCAATGAAAACCTATAGTCAGGATCACAATGGAAACATTTCCAAAACCATTTCCAAAG AAGTGGCTTCTGTTAACTCAGGACAAGGTGACTGCTCAGTAAATATGGCAACAATCTCTCCATTGGCTTCTCCAGCCAACCTTCTACAGCAGACCGAGGACCAAATTCCCTCAAACTTTGAAGGACCATTTGTGAATTTGCTGCCTCCTCTGCTTCAGGAAGATTATTTGCTGAGCCTTGGGGATGAAGAAGGCATCAGCGACCTCTTTGATGC